One Ornithinicoccus hortensis genomic window, GGCGTAGGGACCCTCCGTCACCTCCGAGTGGCTGCGCAGGTAGAGGATGCTCGTGATCAGACCGCCCCACAGGATCGTGATGGCGACGATGAACATGACGATGGCGGAGCCACTCATCGGCTGGCCTCCTCATCTGCGACGGGACGACGGGTGCCGGGCGGGTACGGCGGCCACGGGCGGAAGGGTTCCTGCCCGAGCCTGCCCCAGGGGGTGGCGGTCATCAGGAACGCGCCGACGACGACGAAGGCGATGGTGCCCCACCCGAAGGTGATCAGGTACCAGGTCGGTAGCCCCTCGTAGCCGTCGGTGAGCAGCGACACCACCTTCTGGATCAGCATGTAGGCCAGGAACACCGGGCCGACGACGCCGATCAGGAAGTTCCACCAGCGCCCGATCTGGAAGGTGGAGACCGCGTTGAGGTGGAACCGGAGCTCCTCACCGCGGCGGAGCACCCACACGAGCAGGAGGGTCATCAGGATCGCCGAGGTCACCACGCCGATGTTGTTGGCCCACTGGTCGACGGTGTCGAGCGCTAGGAGGCCGCTGGTGGTGGAGAACAGCGCGATCGAGATCACCGCGCAGATCGCTGAGACGGTCACGGCGCTCTGCCGGATGCCCAGGCCGAACTTCTCCTGCACGGACCCGGAGACTCCCTGCAGGATGGAGATGATGGAGGTGAAGCCGGCGACCACCAGGCAGCCGAAGAAGAGTGCGCCGAACAGGCTTCCACCGGGCATCTGCGAGATGACCGCGGGGAAGGTGACGAAGGACAGGATCGGGCCGGTCAGACCCTCGATGTCGGCGATGCCCACGCCTTGCTGGTGGGCCAGGAAGCCCAGGGCCGAGAACACCCCGATGCCGGCGAGCACCTCGAAGGAGGAGTTGGCGAAGGCCACCACCAGGCCGGGGCTGGTCATGTTGGACTTGCGCTTGCGGTAGGAGGAGTAGGTGACCATGATCCCGAACGCGATGGACAGGGAGAAGAAGATCTGGGCGTAGGCGGCGATCCAGACCTCCGGGTCGGTCAACGCGCCCCAGTTCGGGGTGAACAACGCGTCCAGGCCGTCGGTGGCGCCGGGTAGCGTGATCGCGCGCACCACCAGCGCCAGGAAGGCCAGCACCAGCAGCGGGAGCCCGATGAAGTTGGCCTTCTCCACGCCCTTGGCGACGCCGAGGGCGAGCACGATCAGGATGACCGCCCAGGTCAGCACCAACGGCAGGGCCACGGCGCTGACCAGGGTCGTCGAGATCGTCGGCTCGCCGACCTGCAGGTACTCACCCAGGAAGAAGCCCTGCGGGTCGTCGCCCCACTGCAGGCCGAAGGAGAAGACGAAGTAGCTCCCGGCCCAGGCGATCACCGCGGCGTAGTAGACCGCGATCACGAAGGAGAGCAGGATCTGGAACCAGCCGAGCAGCTCGGCGCGGGGGTGGATCCGGCGGTAGGCCAGCGGGGCCGTGCCGCGGAACCGGTGGCCCACCGAGTAGTCCAGGAACAGGATCGGGATACCGGCCGTGAGCAGCGCGATCAGGTAGGGGATCAGGAAGGCGCCGCCACCGTTCTCGTAGGCCACGCCGGGGAACCGCCAGATGTTGCCCAACCCGACGGCCGAACCGATGGCCGCGAGGATGAAGCCGGTCTGTCCGGTCCACTGCTCGCGTTCGGCCGGGGCCGTGTTCGCTGCACTCCTAGCCACAGGTGCCGCCTTCCGTCGGTGGTGAACGAGGGAGACTCTACTCACGTATCGGGTGCCTGGGCAGGGGTCGGCGTGCGCTACCCTGAGGACGTGGCCTGCGTGCGACTTCTCCTTACGCAGCCGCGTTGACGACCGTCTTCGACGCCGACGCGGCTGACCCCTCCTGCGCGAGGGGCTTTTTTGTGTCACGGACCGGCACCGCGCAGACCACACGGCATACCAGCGAAGGACAGTGATGACGACGCAGCACGAGGCGACGGACGAGACGCCGCACCGGTACACCGCGGCCCTGGCGGGGGAGATCGAGACCCGTTGGCAGCAGCGCTGGGCGCAGGAGGGCGCCTTCGACTCGGCCAACCCGGCCGGACCCTGGGGGACCCCCGACGACCCGCGGTTGCAGGCCGACCGGGGCCACCTGTTCATCATGGACATGTTCCCCTACCCCTCCGGCAAGGGGCTGCACGTCGGCCACCCTCTGGGGTACATCGCCACCGACGTCTTCGCCCGGTTCCAGCGGACGACGGGCCGGAACGTGCTGCACACCATGGGCTTCGACGCCTTTGGCCTGCCGGCCGAGCAGTATGCCGTGCAGACCGGTCAGCACCCCCGGATCACCACCGAGCAGAACATGGAGACCTCGCTGGGCCAGCTGCGTCGGCTGGGGCTGGGGCACGAGGAGCGTCGCCGGCTGGCGACCATCGACCCGGAGTTCTACCGGTGGACCCAGTGGATCTTCCGGACCATCTTCGAGTCATGGTACGACCCGGAGGCGACCCGCCCCGACGGGCAGCGCGGCGCGGCGCGGCCGATCGAGCAGCTGGTGCGGCAGTTCGAGACCGCCCAGCGACCCACCCCGGACGGTCGCCCGTGGGCGGAGCTGACCGGCGCCGAGCGGTCCGCCGTGCTGGACGAGTACCGGCTGGCCTACGTCTCCTCCGCGCCGGTGAACTGGTGCCCGGGGTTGGGAACGGTGCTGTCCAACGAGGAGGTCACCAACGAGGGCAAGTCTGAGCGCGGCGACTTCCCGGTCTTCAAGCGCAACCTGAGCCAGTGGATGATGCGGATCACCGCGTATGCCGACCGGCTGGCCGACGACCTGGACCGGGTCCAGTGGCCCGAGCAGATCAAGATCCAGCAGCGCAACTGGATCGGCCGGTCCGAGGGCGCCAACGTGCACTTCCCGGTGGTCGGCAGCGACGCCGCCATCGAGGTCTTCACCACCCGGCCGGACACGATCTTCGGGGCCACCTTCATGGTGCTGGCCCCGGAGCACCCGCTGATCGAGCAGATCGTCTCGGCAGACCAGCGCGAGGCGGTCGAGGCCTACCAGGTCGCCGCCTCCCGCAAGAGCGACGTGGAGCGGCAGACCGAGGGCAAGGACAAGTCCGGTGCCTTCTCCGGCGGATACGCCCTCAACCCGGTGACCGGGGACCGGATCCCGGTCTACGTGGCCGACTACGTCCTGATGGGCTACGGCACGGGCGCGATCATGGGCGTCCCCGGACAGGACGAGCGGGACTGGGCCTTCGCCACGGCATACGACCTGCCGATCGTGCGCACCGTCCAGCCGCCGGCGGACCACCCCGAGGACCAGGCGTTCACCGGGCAGGGCCCGGCGATCAACTCGGCCAACGAGGAGATCAGCCTGGACGGGTTGGAGATCGAGGAGGCCAAGGCGGCGATCATCGACTGGCTGGAGGCCACGGGCCGCGGCCGGCGGACCACCACCTACCGGCTGCGGGACTGGCTGTTCAGCCGCCAGCGCTACTGGGGTGAGCCGTTCCCGATCGTCTGGGACGAGGACGGCGTGCCGCACCCGCTGCCCGACGACCAGCTGCCGCTGACCCTGCCGGACGTGCCGGACTACGCGCCCCGCACCTTCGATCCCGAGGACGCCACCTCCAACCCGGAGGCGCCGCTGGCCCGCGCGACCGACTGGGTCAACGTCACGCTGGACCTGGGCGACGGGCCGAGGAGCTACCGGCGGGAGACCAACACGATGCCCAACTGGGCCGGGTCGTGCTGGTACCACCTGCGCTACCTGGACCCGGAGAACCAGCAGGCCCCGGTTGATCCCGAGGTCGAGAAGTACTGGATCGGGGCCCGCCCCGAGCCGGTGCCCGGCGCCCCGGAGGGCACCCGGGACCCCGGCGGTGTCGACCTGTATGTCGGGGGTGCCGAGCACGCCGTGCTGCACCTGCTGTACGCCCGGTTCTGGCACAAGGTGCTGCACGACCTGGGGTACGTGCACAGCGAGGAGCCGTTCCGCCGACTGATCAACCAGGGCATGATCGAGGCCTACGTCTACCGCGACGGCCGCGGGCAGCCCGTGCCCGCCCAGGAGGTCGAGGAGGTCCCGGACCCGGAGGGCGGTGAGCCGACCTACCGCTGGAACGGCACGCCGGTCACCCGTGAGCACGGCAAGATGGGCAAGTCCCTGAAGAACGTGGTCACCCCCGACGAGATGTTCGCGGCCTACGGCGCCGACACCTTCCGGGTCTACGAGATGTCGATGGGCCCGCTGGAGCAGTACCGACCCTGGGAGACCCGCGCCGTGGTCGGCTCCCAGCGTTTCCTGCAGCGGCTGTGGCGCAACGTGGTCGACGAGCAGACCGGCGAGGTGACCGTGGCGGACGTCCCGATGGACCCCGCCACCGAGAAGGCCGTCCACAAGACGATCGCCGGCGTGCGCGCGGACTACGAGGCCCTGCGGTTCAACACCGCGATCGCCAAGCTGATCGAGCTGAACAACCACCTGACCAAGCTGGTGGCGGTGCCCCGCGACGCGGTCGAGCCGGTGATCAAGATGGTTGCCCCGGTCGCGCCGCACGTCGCCGAGGAGCTGTGGTCCCGGCTGGGGCACGGCCAGTCGCTGGCCCGTGAACCGTTCCCGGAGTTCGACCCGCAGCTGGTCGCGGACGACACCGTCACCGCGGTGATCCAGGTCAAGGGCAAGGTCCGGGACCGGATCGAGGTGCCGGCCGACATCAGCGAGGACGCACTGCGGGAGCAGGCGCTGGGGACCGACCGGATCCGCGAGATCCTTGGCGACGCCGAGCCCCGCAAGGTCATCGTCCGGGCACCCAAGCTGGTCAACATCGTCCCGGCCTGAGCGCAGCCCATGAGCACCGTCGTCCTGACCGACTCCACCGCCTGCCTGCCGGCCGCCATGGCCCGGGCGGCGGGGGTCCACGTGCTGCCGCTGCACGTGGTCGTCGGCCGGGAGACGTATGCCGAGGGGGTGGACATCGACGCCGCACGCGTCGCGACCCTGCTGCGCCAGGGGCAGGAGAAGGTGAGCACGTCCCGACCGGCGCCGGGTGAGTTCGTGCAGGTCTACCGCGACCTCGCCGAACGCACCGGGTGCACCGCCATCCTGTCGCTGCACCTGTCGCACAAGGTCTCCGGCACGGTCGACTCCGCCCGGCTGGCCGCCGAGGCGGTCGCCGGGGAGGTCCGTGTCGAGGTGGTCGACAGCGGGGTCCTCGGGATGGCCATGGGGTATGCCGCGTGCTCGGCCGCCGAGGCCGCCGCCGGCGGGGCGGCGTTGGAGGAGGTGGCGGCGCTCGCGCGCGAGCGGGCCGCGGGGTCCAGCACCTACTTCTACCTGGACAGCCTGGAGCACCTGCGGCGCGGCGGCCGGGTCGGCACCGCGGCCGCCATCGTCGGGTCCGCCCTGGCGATCAAGCCGCTGCTCACCCTCGCCGACGGCGAGGTGCAGCTCTCGGAGCGGGTCCGGACCCGGGCCAAGGCGCTGGCACGTCTGGAGCAGCGGTGCATCGCCGACGTCAAGGCGGCCGGTGCGTCGGGGGCGGATGTGGCGGTCCACCATCTCGGCTGGCCCGACCAGGCGGCGGACATGGGTGACCGGCTGCGCCTGGAAGTCGGCGCCACGGCGCACGTCGACTTGGTCGAGCTCGGAGCCGTCACCGGGGTGCACACCGGGCCGGGCACGCTGGCGGTGGTCGTGTCACCGCGTCCCGCCGGCTGAGCCGGGGCCGGTCCGCGACGCGGTGCCTCGCGCGGCATCCACAGCCGCGGCCACGGGGGACCTCCGTCCACAGGCCCAGCGCTGGCAGTCCCGGCTTCGTCCGCCGCGTGCCTAGCGTGCGGTCATGCCGTTCGCCCGTCGAGAGCCCGCACCGGAGGAGGCGCTCGTCCGGCAGCGACTCGAGCAACTGCTGGGCGGCGGCTCCGGGCATGGCTGGACGGACGACGGGGCACGGGCCTCCGCGTCAGGTCGGCAAAGGCTGGAGCCGGACGAACCCACCGAGGTGACGGGCGGCCGGTGGCGACCGCACCGGGCGACTCTGGAGGCTCGGACCGACCCGGAGGAGTTGCTCGGCGCACCGTCCACGGACCTGCCGGACACGGGACGGCACCGGACATCGGGGCGACCGCCGCTGTTCAGCCTCCCGGAATCGCTGCGGGGTGCCCAGGTGGCGGTCAATCCCGCCGCGGTGCTGGGGATGCTCCTCGTCGTGCTGCTGGTCGCCGTGGTCCTGGGCTGGCGGGTCTGGTCCTCGGGGCGGGCGGCGGTCCCGAGGCCGGTGAGCCCGGTGGTGGCGACCGGCGACGGCGGGCAGGTGACCGCGGCGCCGATGGCGTCCGGACCCGCCTCCGGGGATGGGGCGGTGGTGGATAGCACGGGCACGGGCGCCGAGGGGGCGGGGGCGGCGGGTGATCCGGGTGGCGCGGCGCCCACGGTGCTCGTCGTCCACGTGGCCGGCGCGGTGCTCGAGCCGGGGGTGGTCGAGTTGGCGCCCGGGTCCCGCGTGCGGGAGGCCGTCGCGGCGGCCGGTGGACTGGGTCCCGACGCGGACACCGGCCGGATCAACCTGGCCCGCCCCGTCACCGACGGGGAACGGATCTGGGTGCCGGTCCCGGGGGAGGAGGAGCCGGAGCTGCCCGGAGGCGGACCGCAGGCGGGTTCCGGGGGGACGGGCGGCGCGGACGGGGGAGCGGACACCGGCACCGTCGTCGACCTCAACACCGCCGACCAGGCCGCGCTGGAGACACTGCCCGGAGTCGGGCCGGTGACGGCGCAGCGGATCCTGGCCTGGCGGGAGGAGAACGGCAGGTTCAGCAGCGCCGAGGAACTGCTCGAGGTCAGCGGGATCGGTGAGCGGACGCTGGAACAGCTCCGGCCCCATCTCGCCTGGTGATGCCGGCGGACCGGACCGGGCCCGAACCCGGGCGCAGGAAGTGGTCCGAACCCGAGCGCGCGGAGCAGTCCGCGGACTCTCCGAGCCGCCTCCCGCTGGATCTCCGCCTGCTGCTGCCGGCACTGGTCGCCTGGGCCGTGCTGGTGGCGTTGCTTCCCGGCCCGCCCCGGCGGCTGCTGGCGGTTGCCGCGGGGTGTCTCGTGGTCGCGGGGACCTTCGAGGTGCTGCGCCGCCGGAGAAGGCGCGGGCAGCACGGCATACGACGGGGCCTGGTCGTCCTACCGCTCACCCTGGCAACCACGGCCCTCGTCGCGCTGGCCGGGTGGGCGCACCTGACGGTCGACCGGGCCGGCCCGGTCGAGGAACTAGCACGGGCACGGGCCGTGGTGTGGGTCGAGGGCACCACGCTCACCGAGCCGCGCCTGATTAGTCGCGGTGACGAGCGGGCGGACATGGTCGTGCTCACCCTCCGGGTCGACCGGCTCTCGGGCCGCGGGTCGGAGAGCGCCACGAGCACCCCCGTCGTCGTCTTCGGCGACGCGGACTGGTTGGGGCTGTCCTGGCACCAGCGCGTGCGCGCGCAGGGTCGGCTGGGACCGGCCGACCCGGGTCAGGAGGTCCTCGCGGCGTTCACCCCGCTGGGACCGCCCGGACGGCTGGGCGAGCGCGGTGCGGTGCTGTCCGCCTCCGACGTGGCGCGCGACCGGCTCCGGCAGGCGGTGGGGCCGTTGCCCGAGGACGCCCGGGGACTGATCCCCGGACTCGTGATCGGTGACACCTCGCTGACGCCTGACACGCTGACCGAGGCCATGCGTGCCACCGGGATGACGCACCTGAGCGCCGTCTCGGGGAGCAACGTCGCGATCGTCCTGGGTGCGGTGGTGCTGGTGTGCGGCTGGCTCGGGGTGCCGAGGCGCTGGCGGCCGCCGGTCGCCGTCCTGGCGCTGGGCGGGTTCATCGTGTTGTGCCGCCCGGAGCCGAGCGTGCTGCGGGCCGGTGCGATGGGGCTGGTGGGACTGCTCGCGCTGAGCACCCACCGGCGCCGGTCCAGTCTGCCCGCGCTGGCCGCGGCCATCGTGGTGCTGCTGTGCGTCGACCCCTGGTTGGCCCGCTCCCACGGGTTCGCGCTGTCCACGTTGGCCACGCTCGGCCTCGTGGTGTTCGCCCGACCCTGGGGTGACGCGATCGCGCGGCGGCTCCCGGCCCGTTGCGCGCTCCTCGGCGACGCCATCGCGATCCCGCTGGCCGCGCAGGTCGTGTGTGGCCCGGTGATCGTGTTACTCCAGGGCACGGTCAGCACCGTCGCGGTGCTGGCCAACCTGCTCGCGGCACCGTTCGTCGCGCCCACCACGGTGGCCGGCATCGTCGCGTCGCTGCTGTCGATGGTGTGGGTGCCGCTCGGCGTCGCCGTCGCCTGGGTGGGTGCGCTGCCGGCCTGGCTGATCGGTCGCGTCGCCCGGTGGTGCGCCCTGCTCCCCTGGGGTCAGTTGCCGTGGGTGGACGGTGCGGCCGGCGCGTCGTTGCTCGCCGTCCTGACGGTGCTTCTGCTGACCTGCGGGCCCTGGCTGCGGGCGCACGCTCGCTCCCACCCGTGGGTGTGGGTGGTGTCCGGGGCGCTGGCCCTCGCCACCGTGTGGCCGGTCCCGCGTGGTCCGTGGCCACCCCCGGGGTGGGTGGTCGCCGGGTGCGACGTTGGCCAGGGGGACGCCTTCGTGGTCGCGGCGGGGCCTGGCCGGGTCGTGCTGGTGGACACCGGTCCCGACTCGGGGGAGGTGGTCGGCTGTCTGGAAGCACTCGGGACCCGACAGGTGGATGCCGTGGTGCTGAGCCACTTCCACGCCGACCACGTCGGCGGGCTCGGACAGGTCCTCGACCACTTCCCGGTGGGGGCCGCCTATGTGACGCCCGTGCGGGATCCGCCCGGCGAGGCGGCGCGGACCCTGGACCTCCTGGCCGGGGCGGGGGTCACGACATACGAGGTGGTGGCCGGCGACCACCTCGTCTGGGGGTCGGTCGCCGCGGACGTCGTGTGGCCTCCTCCCGACCCCTCACCGGTGCTCGGCGCGAACGACGCCAGCGTCGTGCTGGACCTGGTCGCCGGCGGTGCGGGGCCGCGGATGCTGTTCACCGGTGACCTGGAGCCGTCCTCGGCACGGGCAGTCCGGGAGGCTGTGGGCGACGAGCGGTTCGACGTGCTCAAGGTCCCGCACCACGGGTCGGCCGCGCAGGACCCGGACCTGCTCCTGGGGTCGGGCGCCCGGGTGGCGCTGATCGGGGTGGGGCGTGACAACACCTTCGGGCATCCGACGCCGCGGGCCCTGGGGCTGTTGCGGGACCTGGGCGCCGTGGTCCTGCGCACGGACCTGCACGGCGACTACGTGGTGATCGGCGACGGCCCTGGACTTGAGGTGCTGACGAGGGACGGCTAGCCGCCGTCAAGCTCCTG contains:
- a CDS encoding sodium-dependent transporter; the protein is MARSAANTAPAEREQWTGQTGFILAAIGSAVGLGNIWRFPGVAYENGGGAFLIPYLIALLTAGIPILFLDYSVGHRFRGTAPLAYRRIHPRAELLGWFQILLSFVIAVYYAAVIAWAGSYFVFSFGLQWGDDPQGFFLGEYLQVGEPTISTTLVSAVALPLVLTWAVILIVLALGVAKGVEKANFIGLPLLVLAFLALVVRAITLPGATDGLDALFTPNWGALTDPEVWIAAYAQIFFSLSIAFGIMVTYSSYRKRKSNMTSPGLVVAFANSSFEVLAGIGVFSALGFLAHQQGVGIADIEGLTGPILSFVTFPAVISQMPGGSLFGALFFGCLVVAGFTSIISILQGVSGSVQEKFGLGIRQSAVTVSAICAVISIALFSTTSGLLALDTVDQWANNIGVVTSAILMTLLLVWVLRRGEELRFHLNAVSTFQIGRWWNFLIGVVGPVFLAYMLIQKVVSLLTDGYEGLPTWYLITFGWGTIAFVVVGAFLMTATPWGRLGQEPFRPWPPYPPGTRRPVADEEASR
- the leuS gene encoding leucine--tRNA ligase gives rise to the protein MTTQHEATDETPHRYTAALAGEIETRWQQRWAQEGAFDSANPAGPWGTPDDPRLQADRGHLFIMDMFPYPSGKGLHVGHPLGYIATDVFARFQRTTGRNVLHTMGFDAFGLPAEQYAVQTGQHPRITTEQNMETSLGQLRRLGLGHEERRRLATIDPEFYRWTQWIFRTIFESWYDPEATRPDGQRGAARPIEQLVRQFETAQRPTPDGRPWAELTGAERSAVLDEYRLAYVSSAPVNWCPGLGTVLSNEEVTNEGKSERGDFPVFKRNLSQWMMRITAYADRLADDLDRVQWPEQIKIQQRNWIGRSEGANVHFPVVGSDAAIEVFTTRPDTIFGATFMVLAPEHPLIEQIVSADQREAVEAYQVAASRKSDVERQTEGKDKSGAFSGGYALNPVTGDRIPVYVADYVLMGYGTGAIMGVPGQDERDWAFATAYDLPIVRTVQPPADHPEDQAFTGQGPAINSANEEISLDGLEIEEAKAAIIDWLEATGRGRRTTTYRLRDWLFSRQRYWGEPFPIVWDEDGVPHPLPDDQLPLTLPDVPDYAPRTFDPEDATSNPEAPLARATDWVNVTLDLGDGPRSYRRETNTMPNWAGSCWYHLRYLDPENQQAPVDPEVEKYWIGARPEPVPGAPEGTRDPGGVDLYVGGAEHAVLHLLYARFWHKVLHDLGYVHSEEPFRRLINQGMIEAYVYRDGRGQPVPAQEVEEVPDPEGGEPTYRWNGTPVTREHGKMGKSLKNVVTPDEMFAAYGADTFRVYEMSMGPLEQYRPWETRAVVGSQRFLQRLWRNVVDEQTGEVTVADVPMDPATEKAVHKTIAGVRADYEALRFNTAIAKLIELNNHLTKLVAVPRDAVEPVIKMVAPVAPHVAEELWSRLGHGQSLAREPFPEFDPQLVADDTVTAVIQVKGKVRDRIEVPADISEDALREQALGTDRIREILGDAEPRKVIVRAPKLVNIVPA
- a CDS encoding helix-hairpin-helix domain-containing protein, which translates into the protein MPFARREPAPEEALVRQRLEQLLGGGSGHGWTDDGARASASGRQRLEPDEPTEVTGGRWRPHRATLEARTDPEELLGAPSTDLPDTGRHRTSGRPPLFSLPESLRGAQVAVNPAAVLGMLLVVLLVAVVLGWRVWSSGRAAVPRPVSPVVATGDGGQVTAAPMASGPASGDGAVVDSTGTGAEGAGAAGDPGGAAPTVLVVHVAGAVLEPGVVELAPGSRVREAVAAAGGLGPDADTGRINLARPVTDGERIWVPVPGEEEPELPGGGPQAGSGGTGGADGGADTGTVVDLNTADQAALETLPGVGPVTAQRILAWREENGRFSSAEELLEVSGIGERTLEQLRPHLAW
- a CDS encoding DegV family protein, encoding MSTVVLTDSTACLPAAMARAAGVHVLPLHVVVGRETYAEGVDIDAARVATLLRQGQEKVSTSRPAPGEFVQVYRDLAERTGCTAILSLHLSHKVSGTVDSARLAAEAVAGEVRVEVVDSGVLGMAMGYAACSAAEAAAGGAALEEVAALARERAAGSSTYFYLDSLEHLRRGGRVGTAAAIVGSALAIKPLLTLADGEVQLSERVRTRAKALARLEQRCIADVKAAGASGADVAVHHLGWPDQAADMGDRLRLEVGATAHVDLVELGAVTGVHTGPGTLAVVVSPRPAG
- a CDS encoding methionine/alanine import family NSS transporter small subunit, which gives rise to MSGSAIVMFIVAITILWGGLITSILYLRSHSEVTEGPYAVDPDESPDTYPDPGA
- a CDS encoding ComEC/Rec2 family competence protein; this translates as MPADRTGPEPGRRKWSEPERAEQSADSPSRLPLDLRLLLPALVAWAVLVALLPGPPRRLLAVAAGCLVVAGTFEVLRRRRRRGQHGIRRGLVVLPLTLATTALVALAGWAHLTVDRAGPVEELARARAVVWVEGTTLTEPRLISRGDERADMVVLTLRVDRLSGRGSESATSTPVVVFGDADWLGLSWHQRVRAQGRLGPADPGQEVLAAFTPLGPPGRLGERGAVLSASDVARDRLRQAVGPLPEDARGLIPGLVIGDTSLTPDTLTEAMRATGMTHLSAVSGSNVAIVLGAVVLVCGWLGVPRRWRPPVAVLALGGFIVLCRPEPSVLRAGAMGLVGLLALSTHRRRSSLPALAAAIVVLLCVDPWLARSHGFALSTLATLGLVVFARPWGDAIARRLPARCALLGDAIAIPLAAQVVCGPVIVLLQGTVSTVAVLANLLAAPFVAPTTVAGIVASLLSMVWVPLGVAVAWVGALPAWLIGRVARWCALLPWGQLPWVDGAAGASLLAVLTVLLLTCGPWLRAHARSHPWVWVVSGALALATVWPVPRGPWPPPGWVVAGCDVGQGDAFVVAAGPGRVVLVDTGPDSGEVVGCLEALGTRQVDAVVLSHFHADHVGGLGQVLDHFPVGAAYVTPVRDPPGEAARTLDLLAGAGVTTYEVVAGDHLVWGSVAADVVWPPPDPSPVLGANDASVVLDLVAGGAGPRMLFTGDLEPSSARAVREAVGDERFDVLKVPHHGSAAQDPDLLLGSGARVALIGVGRDNTFGHPTPRALGLLRDLGAVVLRTDLHGDYVVIGDGPGLEVLTRDG